The window TGGCAGCTCCAATGGACCAGCGCATCGCCGTTCCCATCGACGACCCCAACGCCGACACAGAATGGTCAGTAATACCTTTTCATCCTCACCCTACAACCAACTAACCCCTATAAGGAATGAAATCCTCCGCAAACACAAAATCATCCCCGAAaagccaccctcccccacccccatgaTCCAAGAAGCCATCCTCGAAGCCCGCCGCCTCGCCCACGAAAACCGCCTCGAAGGCAAAGACCTCTCGGACCTCGACTCTctcgaagacgaagaagacgaagattTCCTTGAATCCTACCGCCAGAAACGCCTCCAGGAGCTCTCGGCCCTCTCCAAAAAGTCCATCCACGGCTCTGTCTACCCCCTATCCAAGCCAGACTACCAACGCGACGTAACCGAAGCCTCCAACAACGGCCCCGTCTTCGTccacctcgcctcctccctctccaccaacgtCGAGTCCCGCGTTCTGGGCCAACTGTGGCGTCAGGCAGCAGAGGAATACGGTGACATAAAGTTCTGCGAGATGCCCGCTAACCGAGCGATCGAGGGGTACCCCGAGAAGAACTGCCCTACCATCTTGGTTTACAAAAACGGGGATATTGTCAAGCAGATTGTCACGCTTATGACGGTGGGTGGGCCAAGGATGAGCATGCTCGAGTTGGATAATCTATTGGTTGAAGTGGGGGCAGTGAAGGAGAATGACATGCGGGTGttgaagcggaggagggaggcggaagatgccgaagaggagaggattgtCAACAAGGGGATCAAGAGCAGTTCTGATAGGAGGAAAcaggacgatgatgacgatgattgGGACTGAGCAAAGGAACGCCACATGGACCAGATGTGGTACTACGGCGGCATAATGTTTCCGGGTGAGTCATTCGGTGAGGGCAAGCAACACACGTATCGCATTTCGGCAAGCCCGAAAAGGGGAACGGTGTGACTGGCATGTTCGTGTTCTCGTGGTGGCAATACATTGCTGATCAAGCTTTGCCTGGTAGAAACCGTGAAAGCTTAGAGCTTGTTGTCCACGTGTTCATCTGCCTGTCTAGGCCGGAGCAGCTCATGAGGTTGTATCTGTTTTTTTGCCATCCGGCTTGTCTCGGCGAGGCGCGGTTGCCGGTGGAACAACATGGTAGAGAAAGGCGGCCGGAAGTGCAAAAGCAACCGGCGATCGCCAATGTATACCAAAGTAATAATTCAGGCTGGATGATAGCCGTTACTCAAACATTGGCGCCAGTGGGAGTGTAGTGTGAAAGAGCCGGTGGCTGGTGAACGACTACTCCAACATGGTGGCGAATATCGTCATGTCGAAAGTTACTCCACACGCCGGCCATCAATGACATCAAGTCTTTACATCAAAATAGTCACATGTGAAAGCTCACCAAGGGTAAGCATGTTTGAAACTCGTTCAATGGCGTATACACCGTGTACACCTCAACAAGACTGAAGCAAAACCCTAACTTGACGCAACGCTCTGTTCAATTTCGACGCTGCCAGCTTGGCTGTCAAAGCGCAGACCATAGACACACAATTCCACAAATGTTATGCACAGCAAagacccccctttcctccaaTATTACTTCCAGCAAAGAATAAAAGTATTATATTAACCCTCTGGCCCATCCCTAAAACCCAAGAGAAGAACAGaaaacccccctccgctCACTCCTTAGACGCGCTTCAAGTTGGGGGATAATCTCATATAATGATGGTATGAATGAACTTCccactctctctctgcctgcCTGGAACGCCATAGGTATCATTTGCGCCTCACTACCCACCCctatcctcccccaccctaCAACTCCAGATTTGACAAACAGTGGAAACAAGCAAGCAATGCAACACGGAATGAAAGATGGACGCAACGGCGGTGTCATTTAAACAGCCTGTTGAATAGTAGCAAGGCGTTTAGCAGCAGCCTCGGCCGCAAATGCTGCCACGAACGGCGCCGCGACCTCGTTGCCGCAGGCGGATATGTGAATGTGGTTATCGCCGCGGGCGGCGTACCCAAGTATCATGCGGTGAGGGTGGAAAGCGGTTGTCGCGATGGGTGTTAACTTGAGCCCGGCGGTGAAGCTAGTCGATGGTTCCAGACGCGACAGCTCGTGGCCGTCAAAGTCGAAGACCTTGACCAAGTGGGCGGATGTGCCACTGTGAAAAAGAATTAGTAAAAATTCTTCAGATGGTTGTGATAtgcaggaaaaaaaaaacctacACAGCAAACACAGGCAAATGCTCATGAGTGCTTGCCGTCCTGAGCACATCCTTCGTAGCCTGGAACACCTTCAGAGGATTCTCTATGCGAATATCCCATAACCGGACTTTGCCATTCCTGCTCGCCGACAGCAACTCGCGCTGTCCGCCACGCTGCATATGCACTGATCGCACCCACTGCCTGCTGTCATCCTTCCATTTGCGCACCATGCTCTCCTGCGGTCTGTTTCTCGTGTCAAAGACACGAATAGCGCCATCTCCAAACCCAGCAATGAAGATGTTGCCTGTCATCTGATCAGAAGTCAAAGATGTAACACAAGATCCGGAACGGGCTGGGATCTCATGCGAGCACATCTCGTGGCCTGCGTTCCATATCCGGATAACACGCTCGTCTCCTGCCACGAGGACCTGGCCATTGACCTGCTGCCAGTCAAAGACCATGCCTGAGTTGACATTGGACGGCACCATGTGCGTCAAGGCACGCCATGAAGAGGCAAGCTCAACACCTTCATCACTGTCGTAGTTCCGGTAGATGCGAATGACACCATCCGAAGACCCACTCATGAGAAGAGCCTGATCATCTTCATTGATGAACTTCATGTCCGAGATCTTCGACCCCTCAGGGTTGCCATTGGAGAAGTGACTCTTGCGGGTGCCATTCTTCCAATCCCAGACTGTTACCGTATTTCCATCATCTGCAACGGCAACATGGTCCTCGAATTGATGAAACGACATCTTGGCCGGCTGTGCACCATTGTTGATGATACCGATCTGGTTGTTCCACTTGTGGGTTCCCGCCTGTGCTTTCTGGGGCTGTGTCTCTCTAAGAACAGCCTCATTGCGAGATCGACGCCAGAGTCGTTCATTGTACTCGTGACTGCCGGGCTCCTCGGCTTCAGCGAGCTTCATCTGCGGTTCCCGGAAATATTCCGTCGACCAGTCCAAGAATGTGCTCTCCAGGGGAAGCTTGGGCACCTCAGTCAAGCTGCGCTCCCGATACCCTGCGCAAAGCGGTTCGTTCGCAATATGATAATTGGCTGGCGAAGTCACTTGGTCGTTTTGCTCGGGCGGGGCATTCTCGAGATTAGGTCCTTTGCGGCTTCTATGAGAAAGGGTTCTGGACAGTCCTGGATTTGTGGCCTTTGGCAGTCCTGGAGTTAGGGGAGGGTTTGTGAGTCCCGCCGGCGTGTTCTCTTTGAGTAACGGCCCAAACAGATAGCTCGCCGTTCTCTTGAGAAGCCCAGGGGACGGCATAGGTTGCGCCATAGCAGTGTGTGTGCCAAGCACGCTGCTTCTCTGGCTCATATCACCCCTCGACACTTTTCTAGCGCGTCTGAGGATTTCATCCATGAGACTCTGCGCCTGCGGCCCCACGGGGGAGTGTAGCAGGGCATGATGGACGTAGTCCAGAATAATGGTAGCATCCCTTTGAACTTCAGGGTGCGGGTCGACACTCAGGATGTCGATGTGCTTCCAGCAGGCTGCAAAAATCGAGTCGTGAGCGACACCAAAAACAATGGGTCTGATGGTGCCATCCGCCTCCCGATTTTCCTTTCTGGCGTAATGCAAGCCCATCTTGTGATCCAAGCCGTCCTCCGCTGGTGGGTGGAGCATGtattccttctcctccaacagtTGCTCATAAGCAGCAACCAAGAACTTGTGTTCGTACCGCAGCACGAACTTGGAGAAGAAAACAAGCAATTCCTTGCGGACAACCGGACTGCCGTCTGTGGCCAGTTCGAGCATGGTCCAAGCGATGCCTTCCTCAATCCTTGCGACTTCATCTGTGAGGTCGGGAATGCCAAGGAAGGTGGTCATGGCATGGGCCATGGCAGCGCGAACCTCGGGGAATGGGTCCTTGATTAAGAATGCTAGCTTGAGGTGAGCGTTCTCACGGATTCCCCGCCATTTGGCTTCTGGAAGATCTCTCCATAACTGGCTGATGCAGAGACACGACCACTGCCGCAATAGCGGGTCTTCGGAATGAGTGACATGGTGCAAGCAGTATTTCATGATGTCGGTCGAATTGCACACAACCTGACCCGGCTTGAAACCCTTGCAAAGCATAGCCAAGATGAAGGCGCACATGGCCTTGTGAGACGTCTGGACAATGGTGCCGTTGACCAGAATCGTCTCTTGGGGCTTCAGAATGTCGGCAAAGTAGTTGTACCCATTATCTTTGATCAAGTCTTGCTGGCATGAGATGTCAACGGCTAGGATGCGCGCCCAGATGAAGACGAGCACCGGTTTGAGATCCTGTGCGACAGACTGGAGCAGTTTCAGGACATAAGGAAAGATGCCGATACTGAGCGCAAGCTGAACGGCCCATGGTCCAAGGTCCAAAAACCTAGTAAGTAGGATCAAGGCTCTAAGTCGGTGTTGCTGGCTTAGTAAAACCTGTAGGACCACCGGGAGTTGTTCGGGTGGCTTTTGGGATTGTGCATCACCTCGACAGAGGTAAATCTCGAAAGCGGTGAGCTGCTCCGTGAAGAAAGTCGAGTTGACATACTCGTAGGGAGTACCGTCGagctccttcctctccagcatTGGGAGCTGGGCCAGAGCCATGTCAACGGCGAGATCCCAACTATCCCAGAGAGGATGTTGACGGGTATCCGGCAGTTCGGGATATGACTGCGGATGACAGCCATACACAGGCATAATGCGCTGCGCCAGGAGAAACGCTCGGAAGAGTGCCGCGACTGGGGATAGCTGGGTCAGAATAGTACTACTCCGGAAAGCGCGATATTGACTTACCAACTAAATCTTGTCTGAAGAACATGCGGAAGAGCTGACGAGGAAGGGTCGTCCACGCAATGGTATCAGTGATAGCTGTGAAGATCCAGTGAAGTTCCCCAAGCGGAGTCCTACGCTCTTGAAGTCGGCCCGATAACTTGCGAGCTCGCTCTGGAGTCAGATTGGTCTTTAATGGATGTTGCAACACAAAAAACCAAAGAGCCATCTCAACTGGCGTGGTGAGACAACAGGTGAAAAGATCAGCCGGTAGCTGGGGGTTCGTTGGGAGGTTTTCCTTTGTGCCGCAGGCAGCTAGGTGGATATATGGCCGGTAGTTCTGCCTTTCGCAATTTGGATCCTTCTgcctcacctccttctcctcctcctcatgtTTGTCCACGAACTTGTGGTAGTTGGTCAGAATGTTGCCCGCCTCTGAACAATCCCAGACGAAAACCGTGGGAGCCTGTAGCCATTGCTGGAGATCGTACAGTGACACAGGAATGTACTGAGTGTAATTTTTGTTGAACACCCAGATTTCACCAGAAGTCGTCGGCTTGGGAACTCCGTGTCCATTGTAATGAAATAGAATCCGCTCGTCCTTGGCATTCCGCCGGAGAGAAACACAAAACTTCTTCGTCTCTTCAATCGAAGGGTCCAGGTATTGCTTGTACCGGGTCCGGAAAGCGATCGACTCATACtgggtttggagggcttTGCCAATGTTCTCCAGGGCCTTGTTTGTTGGGGGAACAGTTGGATCTTGCCAAGCTTCAAGCTTTGCACCAGGCACGGTTCGCAACTGATCAGGAGGCTCAACCCCTATATTGAGACATACTGCAATGGCTGCGGACACCGTCTTGAGACGATCACGCATTCGCCAATCCTGGATCTCGAAAGCGGGTGTTTTGGGCTTGCCGGTTGTCTCATGTCGTTTATCAGTAAAATACATGTACCAGTTCTGAAGCCAGTGTTAGTCAATGCCTCTACGTTGTCCATATAGGTTGCTTGATGTGGGAGCTGAgacaaaaataaaaacagACAATAGGGGGTAGCATATGATATAGCACATAGACGCCAAAGTCAATGACATGAGCTACTGTCCCCGAAGAGCGCACTACTGGCCCACTGTCGCAAGACTAACGACATAGGATGGAACGGACAGGAAGCCAATGGCttgaaagaaaagaaataaaaCTTACATTGGCGAGTTGGGATATTATGGCCTTTGATTGATAGTGGTCCTCGAAACCATGCCTCGCACCCCACTCTTGAATGTCCTCTTCCACAACAGTCTCGGCGTCTTCCATCCGGATTCCATGCTCGCTCTTGGACCGCAGTAATGGGGGTTTTACTGGTCTGGAGACAACACCGTTCGTCTCAagctcgtcttcgtcatcggtATGTTGACCGTTGACATGCTTGTCTCCCGGAGCACTCGAGGGCCGTCGAGCAGCAGAGGTTGGTGAAATGGATCTATGCCGACCATTTGTCGTTGGGTGGGCAGACCTTAAAGCGGAACTTCCAGGGGACTCGGAATGACCGAAACCATCGCCTTCGTTCCGCAAAGAAGAATATCCGGCAACTTGCGCGCGCGGTTGCGCCTGTGCCATGAGTTGAGCGTTCTGTCGGGAGAGCGAACTCAGGGCTGTGCTTGAACCGGTAGCAGCTGCTTGTCCTTGCTGTCTGACGGGTGCGGGGCCATTAAAGCCGGCGGTGTTGTTAACCCTCGAGATCTGGGCTGCGTGTTGCCGATGACCCTCggcaggctggggaggagtcgAAAGAGAAAGGGCCGTCATGGTCGATATCTTTACCGGCGGCGGGCCACCATCGTTCTCGAAGGTAGCTGTCGGTAAAGGTTGAAAAGGTCGGAGTTGAAAGAAGTGGGTGGGCGAACCACAGCGCTGGGGTGGCTGttatgtggtggtggtgagttggATGGAGATCGGGGCCAGTGATGGGGCTGCAATGGCGACGTCAACACGGATCATGAACCTGCGCTTATGCCCACGCCTCTGCCACTGTGTGCGACTGCGACAGGTTTGCAATGATCAGCTCTCAGCTCACATGCGCTGGGCCGTTTGGATTCGAGCTCTCGCAAACTCACAAGCACAATGCACTCTGGCTACTCGGTCTTgtcttcttcagcctcaacagccagGCCGTTGTTATGTCTTGGTTTGAGGTCAACAGCTCAGTGACAATGCAGAGGTGGACAACATCCGCAGTCGATAGCCGCGGGCAGCTTCTTGGCTCCGTAGGTGGGCTTGCAGCCAGAACCTCACCGCCCAAAGTGGAGCCGGAGTTCACTAATGTTGGCTGGTGCACGGTCCCTCCGCAGCAGGTGTTCAACTTCTCGTCAGCCTCGTCCAATGGCTGCAGCTGCGATTACATACAACACAGCTTCTGCTCACGTGACGCTTCTTGAGAGCACTGATGGAAAGAGCAAGCAAATTGCTGCTTTCTAAATGATCTGATTGGCTTTCGTGTACTCTTTTCTCCTCGTGGATACTGTGAGAGGTTTACACAGTTGCTCTTATCACTCACTTCCTCGAGGCTCTGTTTATCTAATGATTGTATTACATTCGATGACTCGCCTCTTTGTTCCTTCCCTTTGCCTACCTATGGTAAGTGTCCATCTATATTTCTCTCCCACCTGGGGAGGCCTTCCTATCCTttgttgtcttgttgttTATGGGACTTGTTTGTGCAGCAGTTACCTTTTCTGTTGTGTTGTCATTCCCTCTGAGCATTCTCTAACGCAGCGTACATTTACACTTGAACGGTTATGTGTCGTCTCGTTCTCAGGAAGATTTACACAACTTGCAAACTCTTCTACAAAATATCAACCGACCTAACAATTTTCCCCCGAGATCATTGCTTACTCATGGTGCTCATGTGGTGGTTCTGTGCCCCTGATGTGCACCAAAGAACGGAAAGCTTGGAGAAACATGAAACATCATCCATAACCTGGAAGCTGGGGTCCGAAATAGGACGAATGCAACGCTAGGACGCATGGACACGGAGCGAGCAACAAGACTGAATATGAAATCTTGCGAGATTTTGTTGATGATCGCAGCTTCATGCGTGCGAGACATTTTTCAAGGAGATGATGCACGTCGTGTCTTCCGTAAGGGCtccctctttctttttgtcgGAAATACCCGGCTGGTGGTATAGGAGGCCCTCGAAGTGCTCCCATAATATGAGATATAGGGTAACATGCGTGCTACGGAGTACCTGCCTGTAGGAAGAGTTTGAGACTACACTAGTGGCCATGTATGATGATTTGCAGCAAGAGGGGCACTTCTGCATGTGCTGACCCAACCTCCACAGCAAAAGGTCGACCCTGGTATCATCTTGCCTTGGGTAATTCTGTTGGTTACACGGTAAAGCTTCAAGGGCAAAAGGAAGAGACTCCGACACCCCGCGATCTTCACCTTTAGCCTATCCTCACCAGCTCATGGTTGATATTCGAGATGTGTATTTGTGCCATTTTATTCAGTTTACATGAGACTGAATCCCGGACGAAAGAGGCGGACGAACAAAAGATCAACATCAGTTTCGCCGGCAAATATTAATAGAATCGGCTGACAGTGCCTCTCGTCTGCTTTGCTGTGCCGGTTGGTGCTAATCGAAGGGTGCACCCAGACCACAGAATTGCATCCCAACAACGTCGTCTTTCTGGAAATGGCCACGAGCAGCTTGAACAGAGGGTGAGCGTGAGCCCCTGAGGACGGGCTCAGGGGGTCCCAAGGGGGCGACGGGGATTGAGCAACAAGCCCGGATTGGCTGGTCTGGGAGCGAGGCGGGAGTGCCTGTATCATTCCATCCACTCAGAGACCGTCTTTGTGCTCCAGGTCTCCGCCGAGCGTCCCCGGCCGCTAGCGTAGGCGATGCCCTGCGCCAGGCGCTGATGAATTCCCACCTGCCCACGGGCATAGAACTCCTGGACACCGGACCTGCAGTTCTTTTCTCGCCAGGCTTGACCCGGTCGCATTAAACTttatctcctccacctctgtCATCCACAGACAAACCGAATCCACGGTCACGGAAAGCATCCTTCGCATATCGGGCACAGCATCTCTTTTTCTGcttgtctttctttttgctccGTTGTAGTTATCATCGCATTCGCTTGTTCAAGCGTGCACCTCCGAGGCGCTGCTCTTTCGTCCTGCTAGGTGCTGGGGGCACTTTGCTGGGCTGACCAGGGACCCCctcaaaaaataaaaaaagacagGAGGTTGAACCTGAATCTGTCCCGTCCAAAAATCGAACCCGCTGCGCCCGCTCCACCACGGCGAGCGAACCGATGCTTTCCCAGCCTTCTCGAGACACGACCGCCGACGACATTCCCGACTCCCGCACCTCTCCTCGTTGGAGCCCACGCTGCCCACCCAGCTAACTCCGCAGTCGTCCGCGTCCACCAGCTCCGttcgccctctcccacctgcAGGCTCCCGTCCGTAGCGGTCCCTGATCAATTTGCCCGGTCAATTGACGACGTGTGCCTACGCCTGCTCCTGGCGACACTGTAGTCCGGCCAGCAGTTCTACGGTGCCATTAtggccttcctcttcaagtccaagaagagtCACGACCGGTCGCTTGCCAGTCGGGATGGATCACAGGGCTCGGCGTCGGGCATGGGTGGCGCGGCGGCGCGCGTCAGAGATGAGAAGGGGTCACGATCAACACCCACTGGCAGCTTAACCTCCCTCGATGTCGACGGCAGCATTGGTAGTCCCGATCAATCTTATGCTCGCCAGCGAGGCCAGAGTCTGGACCAGCAACAACCGACACCTCCTCAGCTGCAGCAACCGCCATCGAGTGACTTACCGGTAAGCTTCCATCTCAAGCGACGTCGCAATGTGCATCAGCATCTTGTCTAACGTTGGCCATCGCAGCTGCGCAACGGTCCTCCTCCTACACAAACGGCGCCGAATCCCAATGCCTCGCTATACCCATGGTCTCAGCGCCGACTAACCTACACGTCCTCGCATCCCAGCCCGTTCCCAAGATATGGCGCCGCTGTCAATGCCGTCTCCTCGAAAGAGGGTGACATATACGTAATGGGCGGTTTGATCAACAGCTCAACAGTGAAGGGCGATCTGTGGCTCATTGAGGCCGGGGGAAACATGTCTTGCTACCCACTAGCTACAACAGCTGAGGGCCCAGGGCCTAGAGTCGGACATGCCAGTTTGCTCGTAGGGAACGCTTTCATCGTCTTTGGTGGAGACACCAAGATCGAAGAAACAGATGTTCTCGATGAGACCTTGTATCTTCTCAACACATGTGAGGCTTGCAGCTCCACCAGGTTGGCTCTATCATGCTGACAGTTTTACAGCAACGAGACAGTGGTCGAGAGCTTTACCGGCCGGACCACGACCCAGCGGACGTTATGGACACTCGCTGAATATTCTGGGGTCAAAGATATACATCTTCGGTGGTCAAGTGGAGGGTTATTTCATGAATGACCTTGCCGCTTTTGACCTGAATCAGCTGCAGATGCCCAATAACCGCTGGGAGATGCTCATGTCATCAACTGAGAGTGGTGGACCGCAGGGCAAAATCCCGCCAGCCAGAACGAACCATTCCGTGGTGACATTCAATGACAAACTTTACTTGTAAGTTTTGATGCGGGGAGATGTAGTATTCTTCATGCTAAGACTGGTTAGGTTTGGTGGTACCAATGGATACCAATGGTTCAACGACGTCTGGGCATATGATCCCGCTGTCAACACTTGGTCGCAACTAGACTGTATAGGGTACATTCCGTCTCCCAGAGAAGGCCACGCTGCTGCTATCGTCGAGGATGTCATGTACATCTTCGGCGGCaggacggaggagggtgcgGATCTGGGTGATCTTGCCGCATTCAGGATCACTTCTCGCCGCTGGTACACTTTCCAGAACATGGGCCCATCCCCCTCGCCACGATCAGGACATAGCATGACAGCAGTTGGAAAGTCCATCATTGTGGTCGGAGGAGAACCAAGCTCGGCTCAAACAGCAGTCAACGATCTCGCGCTTGTTTACTGCTTGGATACCACAAAGATTCGCTATCCCAACGACGCAGGCCCTAACCAGACTTCACCTAGAaatcaacaacgacgacctAGCGATGCCACTCCACAAGTCACCCTGAGGAATGTGTCTCCACGCGATGGTTCGAACGGCCCGCCCGATAGTCGACGCCCACCAGGAGGTCCTGGTCCCAATGGATATCGGTCACCTAATGGCACTGCTGAAGTGAGCCCGACGGGAGGACCACCAAGCGGTCCTCAAAAAGCTCGATCCGCGGGTCCTATGGGCCCAGGGGGTCCATCTGGTGCCCCTCCATCtggaccacctccccaaattCAACCGCCAAAGCCTGGCCCTCCAGGTGGAGCACCCCGGCCTGCCAGGAATGCCTCAACGGAGCGAGGCGACCAGCCCCAGGGCTCCCCAATCACATCGGCACCGCCGCAGCAGGTTGCGGCGTTGAAAGAAGGCGAAGGACTTGGCGCAACTGGCCGGCGCACTCCGATAAGTCAGAATCCTAACCCGCCTCGCTCTTCTTCAAGACAAGCTGAGGGACAGCCTGCCGATGCCGCGAGATCCAAAGCAACGAGACAAGGACGCGGGCAAGGCTCCGTAGATAGTACAACGGAGCCAGCTCTCAAGCCAGCTCCGGCTCGCCCAGcgtccccaccaccgcctacCCGACAACCCAGCAATCCTATATCTCGAAGGTCTTCCGCCCGGAACTCTCAAACGGTTACACTTCTAAAAGAGCTGGATGCCGCAAGGAACCGCAACGCATGGTACGCCTCCGAACTGGAGTTAGCGCGCAAGGCTGGCTATTCACCCAATGCGTCACTGAGCCCAATCTTGGACAGCCGTGCCGCGGAAAcatttgatgatgaagacaaACCCTTGATCGAAGCTCTTCTTGCTATGCGGCAAGAGCTTGCCAACGTACAAGCCTCGGTCGACAAGCAGGCAGTTCTGGCTGCCCGACAAATTGCTGAAGCAGAGAAGCAGCGAGACGCAGCCATTCAGGAAGCCATTTATGCCAAAGCGAAACTAGCTGCGAGGGGTGGAAGCGCCAGAAGCACACCACAGCTCGATGACAAGGAAGTAGGAGATCGTGCCAATGAGATGAGCAAGAAGCTCGCACATGCTCTCAGTGTACAAAAAGAGCTTCAAGATCAACTGGAGCGCATCAAGACCGACTTTgacgccgagaagaaggcgcgCAAACTGGCAGACGACACGGCAAATGCGGCGCAAAAGCGAATGGCAGATCTCGAGAGTTATAAGCAGCAAAACGCATCCGAAGTCGAACGGCTCAAGGCTGAGTTGCACATGGCTCAGCGTGAGGCCCGGGAACAGTCTGTTGCGGCAGCGGAAGCGGTGGCGGCTACACAAATGCTACGTGTTGAGAAGGAAGAATATGAGCAGAAGTATAATCACCTTGTTGGAAGCAATAAGGACCAGGTCGACACCTTTGAGACTTTCCGTGGCGCGCTCGCAGCTTCTGAGGAGACCAAGGCTTTGCTTGAacggaagctggaggaggaacgcgcgctcaaggagaagatcgAATCGAAGCTCAGCAAACTGAAAGCCGAGCATGAGACTCGTACAGCTGAACTTGTTTCAGCAACACAACGCTTACGAGATGCGGAAGAGCTGGCCGAGAAACATGCCAGTGAGGCAAAGCTGCAGCGCCAGGCTTTGTTGTCAGGCCTCGACAAGATGTCTGCCAAAGATGTTTCAAAATCTGACAAGGCTGATCATGACCGCATCCTTGCTCTGCAGGGTCAACTTAACGCTGCCAACGCGCTGGTAAGGAAGTATCAACAGGAGGCGGACAGTGCGGCAGACAAGCTTCGGGGAGCCGAGGAACGAATTGCAGGGCTGGAGG is drawn from Podospora pseudocomata strain CBS 415.72m chromosome 1 map unlocalized CBS415.72m_1, whole genome shotgun sequence and contains these coding sequences:
- the KEL2 gene encoding Negative regulator of mitotic exit (BUSCO:EOG092608GK; COG:S; EggNog:ENOG503NXSA), giving the protein MAFLFKSKKSHDRSLASRDGSQGSASGMGGAAARVRDEKGSRSTPTGSLTSLDVDGSIGSPDQSYARQRGQSLDQQQPTPPQLQQPPSSDLPLRNGPPPTQTAPNPNASLYPWSQRRLTYTSSHPSPFPRYGAAVNAVSSKEGDIYVMGGLINSSTVKGDLWLIEAGGNMSCYPLATTAEGPGPRVGHASLLVGNAFIVFGGDTKIEETDVLDETLYLLNTSTRQWSRALPAGPRPSGRYGHSLNILGSKIYIFGGQVEGYFMNDLAAFDLNQLQMPNNRWEMLMSSTESGGPQGKIPPARTNHSVVTFNDKLYLFGGTNGYQWFNDVWAYDPAVNTWSQLDCIGYIPSPREGHAAAIVEDVMYIFGGRTEEGADLGDLAAFRITSRRWYTFQNMGPSPSPRSGHSMTAVGKSIIVVGGEPSSAQTAVNDLALVYCLDTTKIRYPNDAGPNQTSPRNQQRRPSDATPQVTLRNVSPRDGSNGPPDSRRPPGGPGPNGYRSPNGTAEVSPTGGPPSGPQKARSAGPMGPGGPSGAPPSGPPPQIQPPKPGPPGGAPRPARNASTERGDQPQGSPITSAPPQQVAALKEGEGLGATGRRTPISQNPNPPRSSSRQAEGQPADAARSKATRQGRGQGSVDSTTEPALKPAPARPASPPPPTRQPSNPISRRSSARNSQTVTLLKELDAARNRNAWYASELELARKAGYSPNASLSPILDSRAAETFDDEDKPLIEALLAMRQELANVQASVDKQAVLAARQIAEAEKQRDAAIQEAIYAKAKLAARGGSARSTPQLDDKEVGDRANEMSKKLAHALSVQKELQDQLERIKTDFDAEKKARKLADDTANAAQKRMADLESYKQQNASEVERLKAELHMAQREAREQSVAAAEAVAATQMLRVEKEEYEQKYNHLVGSNKDQVDTFETFRGALAASEETKALLERKLEEERALKEKIESKLSKLKAEHETRTAELVSATQRLRDAEELAEKHASEAKLQRQALLSGLDKMSAKDVSKSDKADHDRILALQGQLNAANALVRKYQQEADSAADKLRGAEERIAGLEAYQEQASREGVSIRRQLQGALRETQSLQAANSELRQQLSKQQLETNAVVVQHNTLKDILVERGISPSSATRARNSPRGSPREASPERARVRELEQQLATAQNALEETKAQATEKLVQLENDYQSAVQYVKGTEKMLKQLKDQLTRYKTENGRLKEQVVELEDKLEAGGGASKSGPTDWESEKETLSAEIGRLQAELKNTASQLEKQVQSIRQDLAEVQKERDVAVKTSEDANRRLEAHKKDLEQLQQENILLERRAQDAENKVSTLLDQVELSVDNYRRRSRQAPSLNSETIGSNVASGPGGTNGGSSSAGLGHNRQESGGSESLYGGVPGEREVNSVGGVGERNSKALDSLAHELDNLRNQWEATNKQYRLSTTQYEYETNPISPGGKPTSTGLSESLADWRKRLDESHPGSPGEAR